The Muribaculum intestinale genome includes the window TTCTTTTGGTCGATGATTTTTGCGTAGATTTGCGTTGTGGCTATATTCTTGTGCCCTAATAGCTTGCTTGTCGTGTAAAGATCGACATCGAGCGTTAGCATAAGGGTGGCAAAGGTATGACGGCTCACGTGGAATGTGATTTCTTTCTTCACATTAGCTGCTTTCGCCCAGTTGCCGAGAATAATGCTGACACGGCTTGTCGTAGGTAGACTGAAAACCTTGTCATCATCTGAGGCATCGCCACGCTCCGGCAGCCACTTCATAGCCTGTGACGAAAGGGGGAGATAAATCGGTGTGGCAGTTTTCTTCATCACAACTGACACGCGCCACTGGTCGCCGTCCTTATGGATCTGCCCCCATCGGAGTGCGCGGATGTCGCTTGTACGGAGTCCGCAATAACATGAAAACAGAAATGCCTGTTTGACGGACTGACGAGTGGGGCACTCTGTGGCGATCAAGCGTTTCAGCTCGTCAATCTCCAGATAGTCGCGCTGACTCTCGACATGATACACGCGGTCGTTGGAGGAAAGTTTGTCAAAAGGGTTCTCCTTGATATAATCATGTCGCACAGCCCAGTTGAAAGTTGCGCTCAGAGCAGCGGAATATGACGCTATGCTGTTGGTGGAAAGCGGTCTTTTCATCCGAGACTTATAGTCATTCCGGAGATAGTTGATAAACTCGATGCAGTAGGTCTTATCAATCTGCTTTAAGGTCACGCCATCCCCACGGAACTGCGCCACTGCTTTCCTCAGGCTTGCCAGTCCCGACGGACCCATACTCTTGCCGTTGTCCTTAATCCATTGCTCATACATATTGATAAGGTCAATCAGTTTCAACCGTGAGTGAAGCATTGAGTTTGTAACGCCTTTCTCATTGTTGGTTAGCTGTATGATGCGGTCAGCCTTCACCTTGTTGGCAAGTGCGAGATTATGCTCGTTCAATACCCGGCTTGCAGGATCAAGTTCAGGCACGATGTAGAGTTTTAGAAACTCGTATGTGCGTTTGCCGTCACGGTATATATCAAGATAGATTGACTTGTTGCCGTTCTTCAATTCCTTGAAGCGGATTCTTACAGGTTCTTTAGCCTTTACAGTTTTCTTGGGTCGTGCCATATTAAGAGAGATTTAATCAAGTTGCAGACATTTAAGTTTTTCATCCATTGATGCTGGTTGGCGGTCAACCATGCCGAGATAAGATTTCGCCGTTTTTGACGATATGCCCATCAGGGAGCAGAAGGTGGCGACCTCCGCCCCCGTTGAGAGTATGAGGAACGCGAATGTGTTTCTCGCCAGAGAAAAATTCAAGCGTTTCTCAATCCCAGCTTTCCTCTGCCATAGTTTCAATATATTGTTTATTTCCGTGTCTTTCGGCAATCCTTTGAATATCAAACCCCGGTGGTTGGTAGTATCAGGAAGCCAGCGCAAGGCATTTGACGAAAGGGGAATGAATATCTTACGAGAGCTGCACCATACAGATAACTTTCCATCCGGGGAAGTCTTCAGGTCTT containing:
- a CDS encoding site-specific integrase encodes the protein MARPKKTVKAKEPVRIRFKELKNGNKSIYLDIYRDGKRTYEFLKLYIVPELDPASRVLNEHNLALANKVKADRIIQLTNNEKGVTNSMLHSRLKLIDLINMYEQWIKDNGKSMGPSGLASLRKAVAQFRGDGVTLKQIDKTYCIEFINYLRNDYKSRMKRPLSTNSIASYSAALSATFNWAVRHDYIKENPFDKLSSNDRVYHVESQRDYLEIDELKRLIATECPTRQSVKQAFLFSCYCGLRTSDIRALRWGQIHKDGDQWRVSVVMKKTATPIYLPLSSQAMKWLPERGDASDDDKVFSLPTTSRVSIILGNWAKAANVKKEITFHVSRHTFATLMLTLDVDLYTTSKLLGHKNIATTQIYAKIIDQKKDDAVNRVDEIFK